The following are from one region of the Aquila chrysaetos chrysaetos chromosome 23, bAquChr1.4, whole genome shotgun sequence genome:
- the PRPS2 gene encoding ribose-phosphate pyrophosphokinase 2 isoform X2, with the protein MPNIVLFSGSSHHDLSQRVADRLGLELGKVVTKKFSNQETSVEIGESVRGEDVYIIQSGCGEINDNLMELLIMINACKIASSSRVTAVIPCFPYARQDKKDKSRAPISAKLVANMLSVAGADHIITMDLHASQIQGFFDIPVDNLYAEPAVLQWIKENILEWRNCIIVSPDAGGAKRVTSIADRLNVEFALIHKERKKANEVDRMVLVGDVKDRVAILVDDMADTCGTICHAAEKLVSAGATKVYAILTHGIFSGPAISRINNASFEAVVVTNTIPQEEKMKHCPKIQFIDISMILAEAIRRTHNGESVSYLFSHVPL; encoded by the exons ATGCCGAACATCGTGCTGTTCAGCGGCAGCTCCCACCACGACCTCTCCCAGCGGGTGGCGGACCGCCTCGGGCTGGAGCTGGGCAAGGTGGTCACCAAGAAGTTCAGCAACCAGGAGACCAG TGTAGAGATTGGTGAAAGTGTGAGAGGAGAAGATGTGTATATAATCCAGAGTGGCTGTGGAGAAATAAATGACAACTTAATGGAACTGCTCATCATGATCAATGCTTGCAAGATTGCGTCATCCTCCAGAGTGACTGCCGTAATTCCATGTTTTCCATATGCCAGGCAAGATAAGAAAGACAAG AGTCGTGCTCCAATctctgcaaaacttgttgccAACATGCTGTCAGTTGCAGGGGCTGACCACATCATCACCATGGACTTGCATGCTTCTCAGATTCAG GGATTCTTTGACATTCCAGTAGATAACCTGTATGCAGaacctgcagtgctgcagtggaTTAAAGAGAACATTCTGGAGTGGAGAAACTGTATCATAGTCTCACCTGATGCAGGTGGTGCAAAAAG GGTTACTTCAATTGCTGACAGACTGAATGTGGAATTTGCTCTCATTcataaggaaagaaagaaggcaaatgAAGTGGACAGAATGGTCTTGGTTGGTGACGTGAAAGACAGAGTAGCAATTCTTGTCGATGACATGGCTGACACATGTGGCACGATATGTCATGCAGCAGAAAA GTTAGTATCTGCTGGAGCTACTAAAGTTTATGCCATTCTTACTCATGGCATCTTTTCTGGTCCTGCTATTTCTCGGATTAATAATGCATCGTTTGAGGCTGTTGTGGTAACTAATACAATCCcccaagaagagaaaatgaaacactgcCCAAAAATTCAG tttattgACATTTCCATGATACTGGCTGAGGCAATTCGAAGAACACACAATGGTGAATCTGTGTCTTACCTGTTTAGTCATGTCCCCTTGTAA
- the PRPS2 gene encoding ribose-phosphate pyrophosphokinase 2 isoform X1 → MPNIVLFSGSSHHDLSQRVADRLGLELGKVVTKKFSNQETSVEIGESVRGEDVYIIQSGCGEINDNLMELLIMINACKIASSSRVTAVIPCFPYARQDKKDKKGSVERWSRAPISAKLVANMLSVAGADHIITMDLHASQIQGFFDIPVDNLYAEPAVLQWIKENILEWRNCIIVSPDAGGAKRVTSIADRLNVEFALIHKERKKANEVDRMVLVGDVKDRVAILVDDMADTCGTICHAAEKLVSAGATKVYAILTHGIFSGPAISRINNASFEAVVVTNTIPQEEKMKHCPKIQFIDISMILAEAIRRTHNGESVSYLFSHVPL, encoded by the exons ATGCCGAACATCGTGCTGTTCAGCGGCAGCTCCCACCACGACCTCTCCCAGCGGGTGGCGGACCGCCTCGGGCTGGAGCTGGGCAAGGTGGTCACCAAGAAGTTCAGCAACCAGGAGACCAG TGTAGAGATTGGTGAAAGTGTGAGAGGAGAAGATGTGTATATAATCCAGAGTGGCTGTGGAGAAATAAATGACAACTTAATGGAACTGCTCATCATGATCAATGCTTGCAAGATTGCGTCATCCTCCAGAGTGACTGCCGTAATTCCATGTTTTCCATATGCCAGGCAAGATAAGAAAGACAAG AAGGGGTCCGTGGAGCGTTGG AGTCGTGCTCCAATctctgcaaaacttgttgccAACATGCTGTCAGTTGCAGGGGCTGACCACATCATCACCATGGACTTGCATGCTTCTCAGATTCAG GGATTCTTTGACATTCCAGTAGATAACCTGTATGCAGaacctgcagtgctgcagtggaTTAAAGAGAACATTCTGGAGTGGAGAAACTGTATCATAGTCTCACCTGATGCAGGTGGTGCAAAAAG GGTTACTTCAATTGCTGACAGACTGAATGTGGAATTTGCTCTCATTcataaggaaagaaagaaggcaaatgAAGTGGACAGAATGGTCTTGGTTGGTGACGTGAAAGACAGAGTAGCAATTCTTGTCGATGACATGGCTGACACATGTGGCACGATATGTCATGCAGCAGAAAA GTTAGTATCTGCTGGAGCTACTAAAGTTTATGCCATTCTTACTCATGGCATCTTTTCTGGTCCTGCTATTTCTCGGATTAATAATGCATCGTTTGAGGCTGTTGTGGTAACTAATACAATCCcccaagaagagaaaatgaaacactgcCCAAAAATTCAG tttattgACATTTCCATGATACTGGCTGAGGCAATTCGAAGAACACACAATGGTGAATCTGTGTCTTACCTGTTTAGTCATGTCCCCTTGTAA
- the PRPS2 gene encoding ribose-phosphate pyrophosphokinase 2 isoform X3, with protein sequence MSFYRRKYGLTAKGRCLLYGKSCVVMRAICFVEIGESVRGEDVYIIQSGCGEINDNLMELLIMINACKIASSSRVTAVIPCFPYARQDKKDKKGSVERWSRAPISAKLVANMLSVAGADHIITMDLHASQIQGFFDIPVDNLYAEPAVLQWIKENILEWRNCIIVSPDAGGAKRVTSIADRLNVEFALIHKERKKANEVDRMVLVGDVKDRVAILVDDMADTCGTICHAAEKLVSAGATKVYAILTHGIFSGPAISRINNASFEAVVVTNTIPQEEKMKHCPKIQFIDISMILAEAIRRTHNGESVSYLFSHVPL encoded by the exons ATGAG CTTTTACAGACGAAAATACGGTTTGACTGCAAAGGGACGTTGTCTGCTGTATGGGAAAAGCTGTGTTGTTATGAGGGCCATTTGttt TGTAGAGATTGGTGAAAGTGTGAGAGGAGAAGATGTGTATATAATCCAGAGTGGCTGTGGAGAAATAAATGACAACTTAATGGAACTGCTCATCATGATCAATGCTTGCAAGATTGCGTCATCCTCCAGAGTGACTGCCGTAATTCCATGTTTTCCATATGCCAGGCAAGATAAGAAAGACAAG AAGGGGTCCGTGGAGCGTTGG AGTCGTGCTCCAATctctgcaaaacttgttgccAACATGCTGTCAGTTGCAGGGGCTGACCACATCATCACCATGGACTTGCATGCTTCTCAGATTCAG GGATTCTTTGACATTCCAGTAGATAACCTGTATGCAGaacctgcagtgctgcagtggaTTAAAGAGAACATTCTGGAGTGGAGAAACTGTATCATAGTCTCACCTGATGCAGGTGGTGCAAAAAG GGTTACTTCAATTGCTGACAGACTGAATGTGGAATTTGCTCTCATTcataaggaaagaaagaaggcaaatgAAGTGGACAGAATGGTCTTGGTTGGTGACGTGAAAGACAGAGTAGCAATTCTTGTCGATGACATGGCTGACACATGTGGCACGATATGTCATGCAGCAGAAAA GTTAGTATCTGCTGGAGCTACTAAAGTTTATGCCATTCTTACTCATGGCATCTTTTCTGGTCCTGCTATTTCTCGGATTAATAATGCATCGTTTGAGGCTGTTGTGGTAACTAATACAATCCcccaagaagagaaaatgaaacactgcCCAAAAATTCAG tttattgACATTTCCATGATACTGGCTGAGGCAATTCGAAGAACACACAATGGTGAATCTGTGTCTTACCTGTTTAGTCATGTCCCCTTGTAA
- the PRPS2 gene encoding ribose-phosphate pyrophosphokinase 2 isoform X4 produces MELLIMINACKIASSSRVTAVIPCFPYARQDKKDKKGSVERWSRAPISAKLVANMLSVAGADHIITMDLHASQIQGFFDIPVDNLYAEPAVLQWIKENILEWRNCIIVSPDAGGAKRVTSIADRLNVEFALIHKERKKANEVDRMVLVGDVKDRVAILVDDMADTCGTICHAAEKLVSAGATKVYAILTHGIFSGPAISRINNASFEAVVVTNTIPQEEKMKHCPKIQFIDISMILAEAIRRTHNGESVSYLFSHVPL; encoded by the exons ATGGAACTGCTCATCATGATCAATGCTTGCAAGATTGCGTCATCCTCCAGAGTGACTGCCGTAATTCCATGTTTTCCATATGCCAGGCAAGATAAGAAAGACAAG AAGGGGTCCGTGGAGCGTTGG AGTCGTGCTCCAATctctgcaaaacttgttgccAACATGCTGTCAGTTGCAGGGGCTGACCACATCATCACCATGGACTTGCATGCTTCTCAGATTCAG GGATTCTTTGACATTCCAGTAGATAACCTGTATGCAGaacctgcagtgctgcagtggaTTAAAGAGAACATTCTGGAGTGGAGAAACTGTATCATAGTCTCACCTGATGCAGGTGGTGCAAAAAG GGTTACTTCAATTGCTGACAGACTGAATGTGGAATTTGCTCTCATTcataaggaaagaaagaaggcaaatgAAGTGGACAGAATGGTCTTGGTTGGTGACGTGAAAGACAGAGTAGCAATTCTTGTCGATGACATGGCTGACACATGTGGCACGATATGTCATGCAGCAGAAAA GTTAGTATCTGCTGGAGCTACTAAAGTTTATGCCATTCTTACTCATGGCATCTTTTCTGGTCCTGCTATTTCTCGGATTAATAATGCATCGTTTGAGGCTGTTGTGGTAACTAATACAATCCcccaagaagagaaaatgaaacactgcCCAAAAATTCAG tttattgACATTTCCATGATACTGGCTGAGGCAATTCGAAGAACACACAATGGTGAATCTGTGTCTTACCTGTTTAGTCATGTCCCCTTGTAA